In Grus americana isolate bGruAme1 chromosome 19, bGruAme1.mat, whole genome shotgun sequence, the following are encoded in one genomic region:
- the SARM1 gene encoding NAD(+) hydrolase SARM1 codes for MPMVLTLLVSLYKLCRFFAMSGAERLVVPECVSQAGSWAGGGSSREHREVSPGVNTDVRAALDRILPALHQAIARAKQAAGPAELRKAIAEVFQLVEEAWGMPTLGRDVAKVLCDVMRLEGGLDLLLNLLYTAELETKCQAGKLLEQILVAENRDRIARIGLGVILNLAKERDVPQLAQSVSGILEHMFKHTEETCFQLISDGGLDAILYWCRWTDPIVLRHCAMALANCAMYGGQANQRLMIEKRTAEWLFPLVFSRDDDLIRLHACLAITVLATNKEIEKEVERSGTLALVEPFIASLDPEQFACEMLGSSDNSQGRTADDLQRLVPLLDSSRLEAQCIAAFYLCTEAAIKTRQKKTKIFSEIGATQSLKRIVCYSTSSTTSSLAKKVLRMIGEEVPRRILPTVPNWKPCEVQTWLQQIGFNKYCQSFLDHQVDGDILLRLTEEELQEDLGMDSSITRKRFFRELTELKTFTNYSTCDRSNLADWLGSIDPKFRQYTYNLLTCGINRNFLHRVTEQQLQEDCHINTGFHRVRILTAAREMLHSPITLQTASDGTDVFISYRRSTGSQLASLLKVHLQLHGFSVFIDVEKLEAGKFEDKLTQSVMSARNFVLVLSPNALDKCMGDPECKDWVHKEIVTALNSGKNIVPVTDHFEWPDPETLPKDMRAVLKFNGIKWSHEYQEATIDKIIRFLQGRSSRDSSAGSENGLDCLPSLGQS; via the exons ATGCCGATGGTGCTCACCCTGCTCGTCTCCCTCTATAAACTGTGCCGGTTCTTTGCCATGTCGGGTGCGGAGAGGCTGGTGGTGCCCGAGTGTGTGAGCCAGGCGGGCAGCTGGGCAGGcgggggcagctccagggagcaCCGGGAGGTTTCCCCCGGGGTGAACACCGATGTGCGGGCAGCCTTGGACCGGATCCTGCCCGCCCTGCACCAGGCCATTGCCCGTGCCAAGCAGGCGGCCGGCCCTGCGGAGCTGAGGAAGGCCATCGCCGAGGTCTTCCAGCTGGTGGAGGAAGCCTGGGGGATGCCCACGCTGGGGAGGGATGTGGCCAAAGTGCTGTGCGACGTGATGCGCCTGGAGGGAGGCCTGGACCTGCTGCTGAACCTGCTGTACACGGCAGAGCTGGAGACCAAGTGCCAGGCGGGGAAACTCCTGGAGCAGATCCTGGTGGCAGAAAACAG GGATCGGATCGCTCGGATCGGTCTGGGAGTGATTCTGAACTTAGCCAAGGAGCGAGATGTTCCTCAGCTGGCGCAGAGCGTCTCCGGTATCCTGGAGCACATGTTCAAACACACCGAGGAGACCTGTTTCCAGCTCATCTCTGATGGAGGCCTGGATGCTATCCTCTACTGGTGCCGCTGGACGGACCCCATTGTGCTACGGCACTGCGCCATGGCCTTGGCCAACTGTGCCATGTACGGAGGGCAGGCCAACCAGCGCCTGATGATCGAGAAGAGGACGGCGGAGTGGCTTTTCCCACTGGTGTTCTCAAGAGATGATGATCTAATCCGTCTGCACGCGTGCCTGGCCATCACAGTGCTGGCCACTAACAAAGAAATCGAGAAGGAGGTGGAGCGCTCAGGGACACTGGCTCTGGTGGAGCCGTTCATCGCCTCGCTGGATCCGGAGCAGTTCGCCTGTGAGATGTTGGGCAGCAGCGACAACAGCCAGGGGAGGACGGCAGACGACCTGCAGCGGCTGGTACCCTTGCTGGACAGCTCGCGGCTGGAAGCGCAGTGCATCGCTGCCTTCTACCTCTGCACGGAGGCTGCCATCAAAAccaggcagaagaaaacaaag ATTTTCAGTGAGATTGGGGCTACGCAGAGCCTGAAGAGGATAGTGTGCTactccaccagcagcaccacctcctccctggccaAAAAGGTGCTGCGCATGATAGGGGAGGAGGTTCCTCGGCGCATCCTGCCCACAGTTCCCAACTGGAAGCCCTGTGAGGTGCAGACGTGGCTGCAGCAGATTGGATTCAACAAATACTGCCAGAGCTTCTTG GACCATCAGGTGGATGGGGACATTCTCCTGAGACTGAcagaggaggagctgcaggaggatttGGGGATGGACTCCAGCATCACTCGGAAGAG GTTTTTCCGGGAGCTGACAGAGCTGAAGACCTTCACAAACTATTCCACCTGCGACCGCAGCAACCTGGCCGACTGGCTGGGCAGCATCGACCCCAAGTTTCGTCAGTACACGTACAACCTGCTGACATGCGGCATCAACCGCAACTTCTTGCACCGGGTGacggagcagcagctgcaggaggactGTCACATCAACACGGGCTTCCACCGCGTCCGTATCCTCACTGCTGCAAGGG AAATGCTTCACTCCCCTATAACGCTGCAAACCGCATCTGATGGCACTGATGTATTTATCAGCTACCGGAGGAGCACCGGGTCGCAGCTGGCCAG CCTGCTGAAGGTCCACCTGCAGCTGCACGGCTTCAGCGTGTTCATCGATGTGGAGAAGCTGGAGGCTGGGAAGTTCGAGGACAAGCTGACCCAAAGCGTCATGAGCGCCCGCAATTTTGTGCTGGTCCTCTCGCCAAACGCACTGGATAAATGCATGGGAGACCCCGAGTGCAAGGACTGGGTGCACAAG GAGATTGTGACAGCCCTGAACTCTGGAAAGAACATTGTACCTGTTACAGACCATTTTGAGTGGCCAGACCCAGAAACGCTTCCCAAGGACATGAGGGCTGTCCTGAAATTTAATGGTATCAA GTGGTCCCACG
- the VTN gene encoding vitronectin, translating to MRLLFPALVLALLAAARAAEDSCVGRCDDGFDARHKCQCDTLCLYYQSCCSDYSTVCKAKVTRGDVFALPEDDYLDYNLTVDFSTVEATQAAPTELPTSLAPLEPTLDNKPGPEEAVTEVPVEEVPSTTLDGFEGRDPVEEPEELCSGKPFDAFTDLKNGSLYAFRGKYFYELDKTSVRPGYPKLISDVWGIEGPIDAAFTRINCQGKTYLFKGSQYWRFDDGALDPGYPRDISEGFEDIPNNIDAAFALPAHSYHGNERVYFFKDKYYWSYDFAHQPTQADCEKSSPSAVFNHYAFMNRDSWEDIFQTLFGGRMTGASSPRYISKDWRGVPSRVDAAMAGRIYVASQQPRRRKSRRQRKRYKSHRSLNLGFWSWLQNDSDSAGIESDWLSGSQCETLQSVYFFVGDKYYRVNLRTKRVDLVQPRYPRSIAQYWLDCPQPGEDRT from the exons ATGAGGCTGCTCTTCCCGGCCCTCGTGCTGGCCCTGCTCGCCGCTGCCCGCGCTGCTGAAG ACTCCTGCGTGGGCCGCTGCGATGATGGCTTTGACGCGCGGCACAAGTGCCAGTGTGACACCCTCTGCCTGTACtaccagagctgctgcagcgaCTACTCCACTGTCTGCAAAGCCAAAG TGACCCGGGGAGACGTGTTCGCCTTGCCAGAGGACGACTACCTCGATTACAACCTCACCGTTGACTTCAGCAcggtggaggccacccaggcAGCCCCCACGGAACTGCCCACGTCCCTGGCACCACTGGAGCCCACGCTGGACAACAAGCCGGGCCCTGAGGAGGCGGTGACAGAGGTGCCCGTGGAGGAGGTGCCCAGCACCACGCTGGATGGGTTTGAGGGGCGGGACCCCGTGGAGGAGCCCGAGGAGCTGTGCAGCGGGAAACCTTTTGATGCCTTCACCGACCTGAAGAACGGTTCCCTTTACGCTTTCCGAG ggAAGTACTTCTATGAGCTGGACAAAACAAGCGTGCGGCCCGGCTACCCCAAGCTCATCAGCGACGTCTGGGGCATTGAGGGCCCCATCGACGCAGCCTTCACACGCATCAACTGCCAGGGCAAGACTTACCTGTTCAAG GGCAGCCAGTACTGGCGCTTTGATGATGGAGCCCTGGACCCTGGGTACCCACGCGACATCTCCGAGGGCTTCGAAGACATCCCGAACAACATCGATGCGGCCTTTGCCCTCCCCGCGCACAGCTACCACGGCAATGAGAGAGTCTATTTCTTCAAGG ACAAGTACTACTGGTCCTACGACTTCGCCCACCAGCCCACGCAGGCCGACTGCGAGAAGTCCTCCCCCTCAGCCGTGTTCAACCACTACGCCTTCATGAACCGCGACAGCTGGGAGGACATCTTCCAGACCCTCTTCGGCGGCAGGATGA CCGGGGCGAGCAGCCCGCGGTACATCAGCAAGGACTGGCGGGGGGTGCCCAGCCGGGTGGACGCCGCCATGGCCGGCAGGATCTACGTGGCCTCCCAGCAGCCCCGGAGGAGGAAGTCTCGCCGCCAGCGCAAGAGGTACAAGAGCCACCGGTCACTGAATTTGGGTTTCTGGAGCTGGCTGCAAAATGACTCTGACTCCGCGGGCATCGAAAGCGACTGGCTGTCGGGCTCCCAGTGCGAGACCCTCCAGAGCGTCTACTTCTTTGTAGGAG acAAGTACTACCGCGTGAACCTGCGCACCAAGCGCGTGGACCTGGTGCAGCCCCGCTACCCGCGCTCCATCGCCCAGTACTGGCTGGACTGCCCGCAGCCCGGGGAGGACAGGACCTGA
- the KIF12 gene encoding kinesin-like protein KIF12 isoform X1, protein MESERERGWEPQVGTRPKTFPRGQEKPSPGEEREGPMVGRETRLRVVLRVRPLTCTETHRGDRQVVHSLSDGTVHVSAARHDAIFRFSAVFDAGASQEAVFEGSGMRQLVELAIDGFSCTVFAFGQTGSGKTYTLMGPLAQSKTQAVSPALLGLMQRSFACLLERSRSCSSDLALSASYLEIYNEQVRDLLSPGPPCALPLRWSKTHGFYVENQLSVDFESLEAITDLLLQGSQRRRTSAHALNRHSSRSHALLTIHVRSRAPSACPSKQGTLCFVDLAGSERVKETGSRGELSVEANNINRSLLALGHCISLLAKPGGKRTHIPYRDSKLTRLLARSLGGSGITLMVACISPSSRCLSETLSTLHYASRARRVTTRPLANRVSREKLLQTLEEEIQALQLENLSLRQQLCLPRVPVGSTEVPGTPLRAGAWPGWGGRYGPSGLCRSALEGQLPSEGAPAWPSLYSLLRDFVVENEQLRQPRLFPDPSGDVPAGPSSRAARSSCDSQPLLQSARTPRAPPGHPARSRQPDATPASGPRLPKLPPTSGHAGCLGCPQCCPGPADTIVSQALPGPPMPQPVPVEGSTGVLLPGQDVALPGSRHPQPQQGKRRSRGRSRSLSQRYPLPRESRELPGAERWPSPEGRVIPSAPPWPGLLEPRGEQGDGGRPGGASDGVCWGWAPILSPADHTWGCGPVPGGAGDLTPLAPGWQPPAPSLSSSGKRYRTGWRSRSEQPQPRRGRGQQPGSGTAHTVIRPGGMTTAPGGVVISDYKDQTDHGTDGRKDRRLSSLYSTQFISV, encoded by the exons ATGGAGTCAGAgagggagcggggctgggagccCCAGGTGGGCACACGGCCGAAAACATTCCCACGGGGCCAGGAGAAACC GAGCCCTGGAGAGGAGCGGGAGGGCCCCATGGTGGGCAGAGAGACGCGCCTGAGAGTGGTGCTGAG GGTCCGGCCACTGACCTGCACGGAGACGCATCGAGGTGACCGGCAGGTTGTGCACAGCCTCAGCGATGGCACCGTCCAT GTAAGCGCAGCCAGGCACGATGCCATCTTCAGGTTCAGCGCCGTGTTCGACGCAGGCGCCTCGCAGGAGGCCGTGTTTGAAGGCAGTGGGATGCGGCAGCTGGTGGAGCTGGCGATAGATGG cttctcctGCACCGTCTTTGCCTTTGGGCAGACCGGCTCAGGGAAGACCTACACCCTGATGGGACCCCTCGCCCAG AGCAAGACCCAGGCAGTGTCCCCGGCTCTGCTGGGGCTGATGCAGAGgtccttcgcttgcctcctggAGCGGAGCCGGAGCTGCAGCTCTGACCTGGCTCTCAGTGCCTCCTACCTGGAGATCTACAATGAGCAG GTCCGGGACCTGCTGAGCCCAGGGCCACCATGCGCCCTGCCCCTGAGGTGGAGCAAAACCCATGGCTTCTACGTGGAGAACCAGCTCAGCGTGGACTTCGAGAGCCTGGAGGCCATCACTGACCTGCTCCTGCAAG GATCCCAGAGGAGACGGACCTCGGCACACGCCCTCAACAGGCACTCGAGCCGCAGCCACGCTCTTCTGACCATCCACGTCCGCAGCCGGGCT cccagcgcctGCCCCAGCAAGCAGGGCACGCTGTGCTTCGTGGACCTGGCCGGCAGCGAGCGGGTGAAGGAGACCGGCTCCAGAGGGGAGCTCTCCGTAGAGGCCAACAACATCAACCGCAGCCTTCTGGCACTGG GACACTGCATCTCTCTGTTGGCCAAACCTGGAGGGAAGCGGACGCACATCCCCTACCGGGACAGCAAGCTCACCCGGCTGCTGGCCCGCTCCCTGGGCGGCTCGGGCATCACCCTGATG GTTGCCTGCATCTCCCCGTCCTCACGCTGCCTCTCAGAGACGCTGAGCACACTGCACTACGCCAGCCGGGCCCGGAGGGTCACCACCAGGCCCCTGGCCAACAGG GTGTCCCGGGAGAAGCTGCTGCAAACCTTGGAGGAAGAAAtccaggccctgcagctggaaAACCTCTCCCTGcgccagcagctgtgcctgccCAGGGTGCCAGTGGGGAGCACGGAGGTCCCGGGGACCCCCCTGAGAGCTGGGGCAtggccaggctggggaggcaggtACGGTCCCTCAGGGCTGTGTCGCTCCGCTCTCGAAGGGCAGCTCCCGTCAGAGGGAGCCCCAGCCTGGCCCAGCCTCTACAGCCTCCTGCGGGACTTCGTGGTGGAGAACGAGCAGCTGAG GCAGCCCCGGCTGTTCCCAGACCCCAGTGGTGACGTCCCAGCTGGCCCATCCTCCAGAGCCGCCCGTAGCTCCTGTGAcagccagcccctgctccagagTGCCCGcaccccccgtgccccccctgGCCACCCTGCGAGGTCCCGGCAGCCTGACGCAACACCCGCCTCTGGCCCCCGGCTGCCG AAGCTGCCTCCCACCTCTGGCCACGCCGGCTGCTTGGGGTGCCCCCAGTGCTGCCCTGGGCCAGCCGATACCATCGTGTCCCAG GCGCTGCCAGGGCCCCCCATGCCACAGCCGGTCCCCGTCGAGGGAAGCACTGGCGTCCTGCTGCCCGGCCAGGACGTGGCTCTGCCCGGCTCCCGTCACCCCCAGCCGCAGCAGGGGAAGCG CAGGAgccggggcaggagcaggagcttGTCTCAGCGGTATCCGCTCCCACGGGAGAGCCGGGAGCTGCCAGGTGCCGAGCGCTGGCCCAGCCCCGAGGGAAGGGTCATCCCTTCGGCACCACCGTGGCCAGGACTGCTAGAGCCGAGAGGTGAGCAGGGTGACGGGGGGAGGCCAGGCGGTGCCTCAGATGGGGTCTGTTGGGGTTGGGCACCCATCCTGAGCCCAGCCGATCACACATGGGGCTGTGGACCTGTTCCCGGGGGTGCTGGAGACCTGACCCCGCTGGCTCCCGGCTGGCAGCCGCCGGCACCGTCCCTCTCCTCCAGTGGGAAGAGATACCGGACTGGCTGGCGGAGCAGATCTGAGCAGCCACAGCCGCGCCGTGGACGGGGCCAGCAGCCGGGATCCGGCACAGCCCACACGGTTATTAGACCTGGGGGGATGACCACAGCCCCCGGGGGCGTGGTGATCTCAGACTACAAGGACCAGACGGACCATGGGACAGATGGACGGAAGGACAGACGGCTCTCCAGCCTGTACAGCACTCAGTTTATTTCTGTCTAG
- the KIF12 gene encoding kinesin-like protein KIF12 isoform X2 gives MESERERGWEPQVGTRPKTFPRGQEKPVRPLTCTETHRGDRQVVHSLSDGTVHVSAARHDAIFRFSAVFDAGASQEAVFEGSGMRQLVELAIDGFSCTVFAFGQTGSGKTYTLMGPLAQSKTQAVSPALLGLMQRSFACLLERSRSCSSDLALSASYLEIYNEQVRDLLSPGPPCALPLRWSKTHGFYVENQLSVDFESLEAITDLLLQGSQRRRTSAHALNRHSSRSHALLTIHVRSRAPSACPSKQGTLCFVDLAGSERVKETGSRGELSVEANNINRSLLALGHCISLLAKPGGKRTHIPYRDSKLTRLLARSLGGSGITLMVACISPSSRCLSETLSTLHYASRARRVTTRPLANRVSREKLLQTLEEEIQALQLENLSLRQQLCLPRVPVGSTEVPGTPLRAGAWPGWGGRYGPSGLCRSALEGQLPSEGAPAWPSLYSLLRDFVVENEQLRQPRLFPDPSGDVPAGPSSRAARSSCDSQPLLQSARTPRAPPGHPARSRQPDATPASGPRLPKLPPTSGHAGCLGCPQCCPGPADTIVSQALPGPPMPQPVPVEGSTGVLLPGQDVALPGSRHPQPQQGKRRSRGRSRSLSQRYPLPRESRELPGAERWPSPEGRVIPSAPPWPGLLEPRGEQGDGGRPGGASDGVCWGWAPILSPADHTWGCGPVPGGAGDLTPLAPGWQPPAPSLSSSGKRYRTGWRSRSEQPQPRRGRGQQPGSGTAHTVIRPGGMTTAPGGVVISDYKDQTDHGTDGRKDRRLSSLYSTQFISV, from the exons ATGGAGTCAGAgagggagcggggctgggagccCCAGGTGGGCACACGGCCGAAAACATTCCCACGGGGCCAGGAGAAACC GGTCCGGCCACTGACCTGCACGGAGACGCATCGAGGTGACCGGCAGGTTGTGCACAGCCTCAGCGATGGCACCGTCCAT GTAAGCGCAGCCAGGCACGATGCCATCTTCAGGTTCAGCGCCGTGTTCGACGCAGGCGCCTCGCAGGAGGCCGTGTTTGAAGGCAGTGGGATGCGGCAGCTGGTGGAGCTGGCGATAGATGG cttctcctGCACCGTCTTTGCCTTTGGGCAGACCGGCTCAGGGAAGACCTACACCCTGATGGGACCCCTCGCCCAG AGCAAGACCCAGGCAGTGTCCCCGGCTCTGCTGGGGCTGATGCAGAGgtccttcgcttgcctcctggAGCGGAGCCGGAGCTGCAGCTCTGACCTGGCTCTCAGTGCCTCCTACCTGGAGATCTACAATGAGCAG GTCCGGGACCTGCTGAGCCCAGGGCCACCATGCGCCCTGCCCCTGAGGTGGAGCAAAACCCATGGCTTCTACGTGGAGAACCAGCTCAGCGTGGACTTCGAGAGCCTGGAGGCCATCACTGACCTGCTCCTGCAAG GATCCCAGAGGAGACGGACCTCGGCACACGCCCTCAACAGGCACTCGAGCCGCAGCCACGCTCTTCTGACCATCCACGTCCGCAGCCGGGCT cccagcgcctGCCCCAGCAAGCAGGGCACGCTGTGCTTCGTGGACCTGGCCGGCAGCGAGCGGGTGAAGGAGACCGGCTCCAGAGGGGAGCTCTCCGTAGAGGCCAACAACATCAACCGCAGCCTTCTGGCACTGG GACACTGCATCTCTCTGTTGGCCAAACCTGGAGGGAAGCGGACGCACATCCCCTACCGGGACAGCAAGCTCACCCGGCTGCTGGCCCGCTCCCTGGGCGGCTCGGGCATCACCCTGATG GTTGCCTGCATCTCCCCGTCCTCACGCTGCCTCTCAGAGACGCTGAGCACACTGCACTACGCCAGCCGGGCCCGGAGGGTCACCACCAGGCCCCTGGCCAACAGG GTGTCCCGGGAGAAGCTGCTGCAAACCTTGGAGGAAGAAAtccaggccctgcagctggaaAACCTCTCCCTGcgccagcagctgtgcctgccCAGGGTGCCAGTGGGGAGCACGGAGGTCCCGGGGACCCCCCTGAGAGCTGGGGCAtggccaggctggggaggcaggtACGGTCCCTCAGGGCTGTGTCGCTCCGCTCTCGAAGGGCAGCTCCCGTCAGAGGGAGCCCCAGCCTGGCCCAGCCTCTACAGCCTCCTGCGGGACTTCGTGGTGGAGAACGAGCAGCTGAG GCAGCCCCGGCTGTTCCCAGACCCCAGTGGTGACGTCCCAGCTGGCCCATCCTCCAGAGCCGCCCGTAGCTCCTGTGAcagccagcccctgctccagagTGCCCGcaccccccgtgccccccctgGCCACCCTGCGAGGTCCCGGCAGCCTGACGCAACACCCGCCTCTGGCCCCCGGCTGCCG AAGCTGCCTCCCACCTCTGGCCACGCCGGCTGCTTGGGGTGCCCCCAGTGCTGCCCTGGGCCAGCCGATACCATCGTGTCCCAG GCGCTGCCAGGGCCCCCCATGCCACAGCCGGTCCCCGTCGAGGGAAGCACTGGCGTCCTGCTGCCCGGCCAGGACGTGGCTCTGCCCGGCTCCCGTCACCCCCAGCCGCAGCAGGGGAAGCG CAGGAgccggggcaggagcaggagcttGTCTCAGCGGTATCCGCTCCCACGGGAGAGCCGGGAGCTGCCAGGTGCCGAGCGCTGGCCCAGCCCCGAGGGAAGGGTCATCCCTTCGGCACCACCGTGGCCAGGACTGCTAGAGCCGAGAGGTGAGCAGGGTGACGGGGGGAGGCCAGGCGGTGCCTCAGATGGGGTCTGTTGGGGTTGGGCACCCATCCTGAGCCCAGCCGATCACACATGGGGCTGTGGACCTGTTCCCGGGGGTGCTGGAGACCTGACCCCGCTGGCTCCCGGCTGGCAGCCGCCGGCACCGTCCCTCTCCTCCAGTGGGAAGAGATACCGGACTGGCTGGCGGAGCAGATCTGAGCAGCCACAGCCGCGCCGTGGACGGGGCCAGCAGCCGGGATCCGGCACAGCCCACACGGTTATTAGACCTGGGGGGATGACCACAGCCCCCGGGGGCGTGGTGATCTCAGACTACAAGGACCAGACGGACCATGGGACAGATGGACGGAAGGACAGACGGCTCTCCAGCCTGTACAGCACTCAGTTTATTTCTGTCTAG
- the SEBOX gene encoding homeobox protein SEBOX produces MSAAPDTSRAPQPLLRFPDGAGGPGGGRAARGGRAPGPCPCPCPGGPRKRRRTTFSQGQLSELERAFAAVPYPDIATRERLAELTQLPEAKIQVWFQNRRARRIRSTKPEPPLLPPPPGEWGPPAAPPDDTALGPAPTLPPPGARSPARGPPTSLGSISDLIYSAAITNLGEP; encoded by the exons ATGAGCGCGGCCCCGGACACCTCCCGCGCCCCCCAGCCGCTGCTCCGCTTCCCCgacggggcgggcgggccgggcggcgggcgggcggcgcgggggggccGCGCCCCGGGGCCGTGTCCCTGCCCCTGTCCGGGGGGGCCGCGGAAGCGGCGACGGACCACCTTCAGCCAGGGGCAGCTGTCGGAGCTGGAGCGGGCCTTCGCCGCCGTGCCCTACCCGGACATCGCCACCCGGGAGCGCCTGGCCGAGCTCACCCAGCTGCCCGAGGCCAAGATCCAG GTCTGGTTCCAGAACCGCCGCGCCCGCAGGATCCGCAGCACCAAACCGGagccgccgctgctgccgccgccgcccggggagTGGGGTCCCCCCGCGGCACCCCCTGATGACACCGCCCTGGGCCCGGCCCCCACCCTGCCTCCACcgggagcccgcagccccgctcGGGGCCCCCCCACCTCGCTGGGCTCCATCTCCGACCTCATCTACAGCGCAGCCATCACCAACCTGGGCGAGCCGTAG